In Polaromonas sp. JS666, one genomic interval encodes:
- a CDS encoding GGDEF and EAL domain-containing protein, which yields MSVSLSVIDSAAQRPAASLHHEASVPPSHPFLRETDRLTRLAARSCGVSIAMVVVLEDGQAVFSAGTGFAAPAREGLVTLCAATLDTPLCAPTLPAPYAPGIRFYRGFQMVGEDGALLGLLAVMDTLPRSLSREQEEGLQTLARLLAGQLELRQQRHALDAQRQHLGTTMRQTQEDAHRLATRLSITLENISEGFYTLDPEWRFTYLSREGERLLGRPGTELLGKSIWKEFPGIINTAFGEQIGAAVAGNQQAELEAHFAPMDRWFEVRAYPYPDGVAIYFRDVSERRKAREQLMLLETSISHLNDIVLITEAVHTGKPGLRIIFANNAFERHTGYGRNEALDQSPRLLCGPLTQRSELDRINKAFLRGEPVQAELITYRKDGKHFWMEVDIVPVADDAGVFFTHWVAVGRDITRRKVAESEIMHLAFYDPLTQLPNRQLLMDRLQQALAHPPQLPREGALMFIDMDNFKTLNDTLGHHKGDLLLQQVAERLTGCVRTADTVARLGGDEFVVMLENLGHDPREAGARARAVGEQILAALSEPYLLAGYQHYSTCSIGVTSFNQNHDSIGDLLKQADLAMYQAKTAGRNTLCFFDPVMQAAVSASAALQSDLRQGLREKQFLLYYQPQVGRDGRMMGAEALLRWNHPVRGMVPPADFIPVAEESGLILPLGQWVLETACRQLGAWAQRPETAALSISVNVSVRQFRHPEFVDLVMAALNDTKVSPHKLKLELTESLLADDMEITIGKMAKLKAMGVTLSIDDFGMGYSSLSCLKRLPLDQLKIDKSFVADILRDPNDAAIARTIIGLAQSLGLGVVAEGVETEAQREFLYRQGCESYQGYLFCKPLPIEALEAFMKNPAPGG from the coding sequence GTGTCTGTTTCACTTTCCGTTATTGATTCAGCCGCCCAGCGGCCAGCCGCCTCGCTGCACCATGAGGCTTCAGTCCCTCCCTCGCATCCATTCCTTCGGGAAACCGACCGGCTCACCCGGCTGGCCGCCCGGTCGTGCGGCGTATCCATTGCCATGGTGGTGGTGCTGGAAGATGGCCAGGCGGTTTTCAGTGCCGGCACCGGCTTTGCGGCGCCAGCGCGCGAGGGGCTGGTGACGCTTTGTGCCGCCACGCTGGACACACCGCTGTGCGCCCCGACGCTGCCAGCCCCCTACGCGCCGGGCATCCGCTTTTACCGCGGTTTCCAGATGGTCGGGGAAGACGGTGCGCTGCTGGGCCTGCTGGCGGTGATGGACACACTGCCCCGAAGCCTGAGCCGCGAGCAGGAAGAAGGCCTGCAAACGCTGGCCAGGCTGCTCGCGGGGCAACTGGAGTTGCGCCAGCAGCGGCACGCGCTGGATGCCCAGCGCCAGCACCTCGGTACGACCATGCGGCAGACCCAGGAAGACGCACACCGGCTGGCAACGCGGCTGAGCATCACGCTGGAAAACATCTCGGAAGGCTTTTACACGCTCGATCCCGAATGGCGATTTACCTACCTCAGCCGCGAAGGCGAACGGCTGCTGGGCAGGCCCGGTACGGAGTTGCTCGGGAAAAGCATCTGGAAGGAATTTCCCGGCATCATCAATACCGCCTTCGGGGAACAGATAGGGGCCGCGGTCGCGGGCAACCAGCAGGCGGAGCTTGAGGCCCACTTTGCGCCGATGGACAGGTGGTTTGAAGTCCGCGCCTACCCGTATCCGGACGGCGTGGCGATCTACTTTCGGGATGTCAGCGAACGGCGCAAGGCCCGCGAGCAGCTCATGCTGCTGGAAACCAGCATCTCGCACCTGAACGACATCGTGCTCATCACCGAGGCCGTGCACACCGGCAAACCCGGCCTGCGCATCATCTTCGCCAACAATGCCTTCGAACGGCACACCGGCTATGGCCGCAACGAGGCGCTGGACCAATCACCCCGGCTGCTGTGCGGACCGTTGACGCAGCGCAGCGAGCTGGACCGCATCAACAAGGCTTTCCTGCGCGGAGAGCCCGTGCAGGCCGAGCTCATCACGTACCGCAAGGACGGCAAGCACTTCTGGATGGAAGTCGACATCGTGCCGGTGGCCGATGATGCAGGCGTCTTTTTCACCCACTGGGTGGCCGTGGGACGGGACATCACGCGGCGCAAGGTGGCCGAGAGCGAAATCATGCACCTGGCCTTCTACGATCCGCTGACCCAGCTGCCCAACCGCCAGCTGCTCATGGACCGCCTGCAGCAGGCATTGGCCCACCCCCCGCAACTGCCGCGCGAGGGGGCCCTGATGTTCATCGACATGGACAACTTCAAGACCCTCAACGACACCCTGGGCCACCATAAGGGCGATCTGCTGCTGCAGCAGGTGGCCGAGCGCCTGACGGGGTGCGTGCGCACCGCCGACACCGTGGCGCGCCTGGGCGGGGACGAGTTTGTGGTGATGCTGGAGAACCTCGGCCACGACCCCCGGGAGGCTGGCGCGAGGGCCCGCGCGGTGGGTGAGCAGATTCTTGCGGCGCTCAGCGAGCCCTACCTCCTGGCAGGCTACCAGCACTACAGCACCTGCAGCATCGGCGTGACCTCCTTCAACCAGAACCACGACAGCATTGGGGACCTGCTGAAACAGGCGGACCTGGCCATGTACCAGGCCAAGACCGCCGGACGCAACACCCTCTGCTTTTTTGACCCGGTGATGCAGGCGGCGGTGTCGGCCAGCGCAGCGCTGCAGTCGGACCTGCGCCAGGGCCTGCGCGAAAAACAGTTTCTCCTGTATTACCAGCCACAGGTCGGGCGCGATGGCCGCATGATGGGCGCGGAAGCCCTGCTGCGCTGGAACCACCCGGTGCGCGGCATGGTACCGCCTGCAGATTTCATCCCTGTAGCGGAAGAGTCGGGGCTGATCCTGCCGCTGGGCCAATGGGTGCTGGAAACCGCCTGCCGCCAGCTGGGCGCCTGGGCTCAACGACCTGAAACGGCGGCACTGAGCATTTCAGTCAACGTGAGTGTGCGGCAGTTCCGCCACCCGGAATTCGTCGACCTCGTCATGGCCGCCCTGAACGACACGAAAGTCAGCCCGCACAAGCTCAAGCTGGAGCTGACCGAAAGCCTGCTGGCCGATGACATGGAGATCACCATCGGCAAAATGGCCAAACTCAAGGCCATGGGGGTGACCCTGTCGATCGACGATTTCGGCATGGGGTATTCCTCGCTCTCCTGCCTCAAGCGCCTGCCGCTGGACCAGCTGAAAATCGACAAATCCTTTGTGGCCGACATACTGCGCGACCCGAACGATGCGGCGATTGCCCGCACCATCATCGGCCTGGCGCAAAGCCTGGGGCTGGGCGTCGTGGCCGAGGGTGTCGAGACCGAAGCGCAGCGCGAGTTTCTGTACCGCCAGGGCTGCGAGAGCTACCAAGGCTACCTGTTCTGCAAGCCGCTGCCGATCGAGGCACTGGAAGCATTCATGAAAAACCCGGCGCCTGGCGGCTGA
- the hemE gene encoding uroporphyrinogen decarboxylase — MFAPLQNDTFLRACLRQATDYTPVWLMRQAGRYLPEYRATRARAGSFMGLATNTDYATEVTLQPLERYPLDAAILFSDILTVPDAMGLGLSFALGEGPRFATPVRDEAAVARLEVPDMGKLRYVFDAVTSIRKALNGRVPLIGFSGSPWTLACYMVEGAGSDDYRLVKTMLYQRPDLMHKMLAVNADAVAAYLNAQIEAGAQAVMIFDSWGGVLADAAFQTFSLAYTARVLGQLKREHDGVKIPRLVFTKGGGQWLQAMAALDCEVLGLDWTVNLAQARARVGENGPHAKALQGNLDPNVLFASPAQIETEVAAVLDSFGRPHLDSSQPGPTHIFNLGHGISQHTPPESVEVLVNAVHTHSRSMRAVRT; from the coding sequence ATGTTTGCACCACTTCAAAACGACACCTTTCTGCGTGCCTGCCTGCGCCAGGCCACCGACTACACGCCCGTCTGGCTGATGCGCCAGGCCGGCCGCTATTTGCCCGAATACCGCGCCACTCGCGCCCGTGCCGGCAGTTTCATGGGGCTGGCCACCAACACCGATTACGCCACCGAGGTCACGCTGCAGCCGCTGGAGCGTTACCCGCTGGACGCCGCCATCCTGTTTTCCGACATCCTGACCGTGCCCGATGCCATGGGGCTGGGCCTGTCATTTGCGCTCGGCGAAGGCCCGCGCTTTGCCACCCCCGTGCGCGACGAGGCGGCGGTAGCCCGGCTGGAGGTGCCTGACATGGGCAAGCTGCGCTATGTGTTCGACGCCGTCACCTCGATCCGCAAGGCCCTCAACGGCCGGGTGCCGCTGATCGGGTTTTCCGGCAGCCCCTGGACGCTGGCCTGCTACATGGTCGAGGGAGCGGGCTCGGACGACTACCGGCTCGTCAAGACCATGCTGTACCAGCGCCCCGACCTGATGCACAAAATGCTGGCCGTCAACGCCGATGCGGTGGCCGCCTACCTGAACGCGCAGATTGAGGCCGGCGCCCAGGCCGTGATGATTTTTGACAGCTGGGGCGGCGTGCTGGCCGACGCGGCCTTCCAGACCTTCAGCCTGGCCTACACCGCGCGCGTGCTGGGCCAGCTCAAGCGCGAGCACGATGGCGTGAAGATTCCCCGCCTGGTCTTCACCAAAGGCGGCGGGCAGTGGCTGCAAGCCATGGCGGCCCTCGACTGCGAGGTGCTGGGCCTAGACTGGACCGTCAACCTCGCCCAGGCCCGCGCGCGGGTCGGCGAGAACGGGCCCCATGCCAAGGCCCTGCAAGGCAACCTGGACCCGAACGTGCTGTTTGCCAGCCCGGCCCAAATCGAAACCGAAGTGGCTGCCGTGCTGGACAGCTTTGGTCGACCCCATCTGGATAGCAGCCAGCCCGGACCGACCCATATTTTCAACCTCGGCCACGGCATCAGCCAGCACACGCCACCGGAAAGCGTCGAAGTGCTGGTCAACGCAGTGCACACTCACTCTCGCAGCATGCGCGCCGTCCGGACTTGA
- the priA gene encoding replication restart helicase PriA, giving the protein MTYWIEVVVATPAHSAVAGPLTYRSEFPLFPGALVRVPLGKREVLGVVWNLLPDSGGLPEKQIRSIAGALDGLAPLATTWRKLVAFTAGYYQRSLGEVALAALPPQLRELSAVQLARRLKRPVLDTSCAPGTADLIALTPQQTKALAEFDGDADARPALLFGATGSGKTEVYLRAAARVLEQDPDAQVLVMVPEINLTPQLQARFEARFAHLGKERVVPMHSGLTPAQRLKGWLAAHTGQARLVLGTRMAVLASLPNLRLLVVDEEHDPSYKQQEGARYSARDLAVYRAKLETAEARHAHGPCRVLLGSATPSLESWQATLTGRYQRLTMTERIGVPSSIGMEALQFSDGPPLGKLAPPGGSELRAASERGGLPLVRRVDMNHQPKHCIIAPPLVEAIAQRVARGEQSLIFLNRRGYAPVLACHDCGWKSECPHCSAYRVFHKIDRTLRCHHCGFTERVPRACPDCGNIDIAPVGRGTERLEEHLAELLAHVQRPDDGGVPGPVRIARIDADSTRLKGALESQLASVHAREVDVLVGTQMIAKGHDFRHITLVAAINPDGALFSSDFRAPERLFSLLMQAGGRAGRDARHSEASEMWVQTFHPDHPLFEALKKHDYPAFAARQLAEREAAGMAPFGFSALVRAEARAQEVAQGFLNAAAASAKAQQVTGHDQVAAYPAVPMTIQRVANIERAQMLVESPSRAALQRFLAAWQPVLFETRQHSDFKSLIRWAVDVDPIAI; this is encoded by the coding sequence ATGACTTACTGGATCGAGGTGGTCGTGGCCACGCCGGCCCACAGTGCTGTCGCCGGACCGCTGACTTATCGAAGTGAGTTCCCACTGTTCCCGGGCGCGCTGGTGCGTGTTCCCCTGGGCAAGCGGGAAGTGCTGGGCGTGGTGTGGAACCTGCTGCCGGACAGCGGTGGCCTGCCGGAAAAGCAGATCCGTTCCATTGCCGGCGCCCTCGATGGGCTGGCCCCCCTGGCCACGACCTGGCGAAAACTGGTCGCATTCACGGCTGGCTACTACCAGCGCTCGCTGGGCGAAGTGGCGTTGGCCGCCCTGCCGCCGCAACTGCGCGAACTCAGCGCCGTGCAGCTGGCGCGCCGGCTCAAGCGCCCCGTGCTGGACACCAGTTGCGCCCCGGGCACTGCTGATTTAATAGCACTCACCCCACAACAGACGAAAGCACTGGCCGAATTTGATGGCGATGCTGATGCCCGGCCGGCCCTGCTGTTTGGCGCCACCGGCAGCGGCAAAACCGAAGTCTACCTGCGGGCGGCGGCCCGCGTGCTGGAGCAGGACCCGGACGCCCAGGTGCTGGTCATGGTGCCCGAAATCAACCTCACGCCGCAGTTGCAGGCCCGGTTTGAGGCGCGCTTTGCCCACCTGGGCAAGGAGCGGGTCGTGCCCATGCACAGCGGGCTCACGCCGGCCCAGCGACTCAAAGGCTGGCTGGCGGCCCACACAGGGCAGGCCCGGCTGGTGCTGGGCACCCGCATGGCGGTGCTGGCCTCTCTGCCCAACTTGCGCCTGCTGGTCGTCGATGAAGAGCATGACCCGAGCTACAAGCAGCAGGAAGGTGCGCGCTACTCGGCACGCGACCTGGCGGTTTACCGCGCCAAGCTCGAAACCGCCGAAGCCAGACATGCGCACGGCCCCTGCCGCGTGCTGCTGGGTTCGGCCACGCCCTCGCTGGAAAGCTGGCAGGCCACCCTGACCGGCCGCTACCAGCGCCTGACCATGACCGAACGCATTGGTGTTCCATCATCGATAGGCATGGAAGCGCTGCAATTTTCCGACGGGCCGCCCCTAGGAAAATTAGCCCCCCCGGGGGGCAGCGAGCTACGCGCAGCGAGCGAGCGTGGGGGCCTACCGTTAGTGCGCCGGGTGGACATGAACCACCAGCCCAAACACTGCATCATTGCCCCGCCCCTGGTTGAAGCGATTGCCCAGCGGGTGGCGCGCGGCGAGCAATCGCTGATTTTCCTGAACCGGCGCGGCTATGCGCCGGTACTGGCCTGCCACGATTGCGGCTGGAAAAGCGAATGCCCGCACTGCAGTGCCTACCGGGTGTTTCACAAGATAGACCGCACCCTGCGCTGCCACCACTGCGGTTTCACGGAGCGGGTGCCGCGAGCCTGCCCGGACTGCGGCAACATCGACATCGCGCCCGTGGGGCGCGGCACCGAACGGCTGGAAGAGCACCTCGCCGAGCTGCTGGCCCATGTGCAGCGGCCCGATGACGGCGGAGTGCCGGGGCCGGTCAGGATTGCCCGCATCGATGCCGACAGCACGCGGCTCAAGGGCGCCCTCGAATCGCAACTGGCCAGCGTCCATGCCCGCGAGGTCGATGTCCTGGTCGGCACGCAAATGATTGCCAAGGGCCATGACTTCCGGCACATCACGCTGGTGGCGGCCATCAACCCCGACGGCGCGCTGTTCTCCAGCGACTTCCGTGCGCCCGAACGCCTGTTCAGCCTGTTGATGCAGGCCGGCGGCCGGGCCGGCCGCGATGCCCGGCACAGCGAGGCCAGCGAGATGTGGGTGCAGACTTTCCACCCGGACCATCCGCTGTTCGAAGCGCTGAAAAAGCACGACTACCCGGCCTTTGCCGCCCGGCAGCTGGCCGAGCGGGAAGCCGCCGGCATGGCGCCCTTCGGCTTTTCAGCGCTGGTGCGCGCCGAGGCCCGCGCGCAGGAGGTGGCGCAGGGCTTCCTCAACGCCGCCGCCGCATCGGCAAAAGCGCAGCAGGTCACCGGCCACGACCAGGTGGCGGCCTACCCGGCCGTACCGATGACGATCCAGCGCGTGGCCAACATCGAGCGCGCACAAATGCTGGTGGAAAGCCCGTCACGCGCAGCCCTGCAGCGCTTCCTGGCCGCGTGGCAGCCGGTGCTGTTTGAAACCCGCCAGCACAGCGATTTCAAAAGCCTGATCCGCTGGGCGGTGGATGTGGACCCGATTGCGATTTAA
- a CDS encoding SUF system Fe-S cluster assembly regulator, which yields MLRLSKLTDYGTVIMTHMARQPAHVYSAAEVALAVSVTVPTASKILKTLARANLLQSLRGTHGGYLLSRPPDEISIAEVVDAMEGPVGVTECSAAVGLCAQEGSCSLRANWQHVNQVIRNVLSDLTLADMAQPVFRPVNVGALRARRPREGVRQ from the coding sequence ATGTTGAGACTGAGCAAGCTGACCGACTACGGCACCGTGATCATGACCCACATGGCGCGGCAGCCGGCTCACGTCTACAGCGCCGCCGAGGTGGCTCTCGCGGTCAGCGTGACCGTCCCCACGGCGAGCAAGATCCTGAAAACGCTGGCACGGGCAAACCTGCTGCAGTCGCTGCGCGGCACCCACGGGGGCTACCTGCTGTCGCGGCCGCCGGATGAGATCTCCATCGCCGAGGTTGTCGACGCGATGGAAGGGCCGGTCGGCGTGACCGAGTGCAGCGCCGCAGTTGGCCTGTGCGCGCAGGAGGGCTCGTGTTCGCTGCGGGCCAACTGGCAGCACGTCAACCAGGTCATTCGCAACGTGCTGAGCGACCTCACGCTGGCGGACATGGCGCAACCGGTGTTTCGGCCGGTGAACGTCGGCGCACTGCGGGCCCGGCGGCCACGCGAGGGCGTGAGGCAGTAG
- the sufB gene encoding Fe-S cluster assembly protein SufB: MANSTVQLDKLISQGYQHGFYTTVETDTVPRGLSEDVVRLISAKKGEPDFMLDWRLQAYRHWLTMTEPRWATVRHPPITYQDIAYYSAPKSRKDGPQSLDDVDPELLRTYEKLGVPLEERALLAGVAVDAVFDSVSVATTFKEKLGELGIVFCSFSEAVQQHPDLVRKYLGSVVPYTDNFFATLNSAVFSDGSFCYIPPGVRCPMELSTYFRINAQNTGQFERTLIIADKGAYVSYLEGCTAPMRDENQLHAAVVELIALEGAQIKYATVQNWYPGDKEGKGGIYNFVTKRGDCRGANSKISWTQVETGSAITWKYPSVILQGDNAVGEFYSVALTNHYQQADTGTKMIHLGKNTRSTILSKGISAGHGQNAYRGLVKVAKGAAGARNYTQCDSLLLGDRCAAHTFPYIEVKNPTARVEHEASTSRIGEDQLFYCQSRGLAPEDAVSMIVNGFCKEVFKELPMEFAVEAQKLLGVSLEGSIG, encoded by the coding sequence ATGGCAAACTCCACAGTCCAACTCGACAAACTGATCAGTCAGGGCTACCAGCACGGCTTCTACACCACCGTGGAGACGGACACTGTGCCGCGCGGGCTCTCCGAAGATGTGGTCCGCCTGATCTCGGCCAAGAAGGGTGAACCGGACTTCATGCTCGACTGGCGGCTGCAGGCCTATCGCCACTGGCTGACGATGACCGAGCCGCGCTGGGCCACGGTGCGCCACCCGCCTATCACCTACCAGGACATCGCCTACTACTCCGCGCCGAAGTCGCGCAAGGACGGGCCGCAAAGCCTGGACGATGTGGACCCGGAACTGCTGCGGACCTACGAGAAGCTGGGCGTGCCGCTCGAGGAGCGCGCGCTGCTGGCCGGCGTGGCGGTGGACGCGGTGTTCGACAGCGTGTCGGTGGCAACCACTTTCAAGGAGAAGCTGGGCGAGCTGGGCATTGTGTTCTGCTCGTTTTCCGAGGCGGTGCAGCAGCACCCCGACCTGGTGCGGAAATACCTCGGCTCGGTCGTACCCTACACCGACAACTTTTTTGCCACGCTCAACTCGGCGGTGTTCAGCGACGGCTCGTTCTGCTACATCCCGCCGGGGGTGCGCTGCCCGATGGAGCTGTCCACCTACTTCCGCATCAACGCCCAAAACACCGGCCAGTTCGAACGCACGCTGATCATCGCCGACAAGGGCGCCTACGTGAGTTATCTCGAAGGCTGCACCGCGCCGATGCGTGACGAGAACCAGCTGCATGCCGCGGTGGTCGAGCTGATCGCGCTGGAAGGCGCGCAGATCAAGTACGCGACGGTGCAGAACTGGTACCCCGGCGACAAGGAGGGCAAGGGCGGCATCTACAACTTCGTCACCAAGCGCGGCGACTGCCGCGGCGCCAACTCGAAGATTTCCTGGACCCAGGTGGAGACCGGCTCGGCCATCACCTGGAAGTACCCCAGCGTGATCCTGCAGGGGGACAACGCCGTGGGCGAGTTCTACTCGGTGGCGCTGACCAACCACTACCAGCAGGCCGACACCGGCACCAAGATGATCCACCTCGGGAAGAACACCCGCAGCACCATCCTGTCCAAGGGGATCTCGGCCGGCCACGGGCAGAACGCCTACCGCGGACTTGTGAAGGTGGCCAAAGGCGCTGCCGGCGCGCGCAACTACACGCAGTGCGACTCGCTGCTGCTGGGCGACCGGTGCGCGGCCCACACCTTCCCCTACATCGAAGTGAAAAACCCTACCGCCCGGGTCGAGCACGAAGCCTCGACCTCGCGCATCGGCGAGGACCAGTTGTTCTATTGCCAGAGCCGCGGCCTCGCGCCGGAAGACGCGGTGTCGATGATCGTCAACGGCTTTTGCAAGGAAGTGTTCAAGGAGCTGCCGATGGAATTCGCGGTGGAGGCGCAAAAGCTGCTGGGCGTGAGCCTGGAAGGCAGCATCGGATGA
- the sufC gene encoding Fe-S cluster assembly ATPase SufC, protein MLEIRNLHVSVDDKPILRGIDLTIRAGEVHAIMGPNGSGKSTLAHVLAGRDNHVVTAGEVRYEGRNLLDLPPEERARAGIFLAFQYPVEIPGVANIYLLKAALNAQRLHRGEPELDAVDFLALVKGKLALMGMDTSLLYRAVNEGFSGGEKKRNEILQMAVLEPKLAILDETDSGLDIDALQVVAGGISAMRSPERAIVLVTHYQRLLNYIVPDHVHVLAQGRIALSGGRELALELEKHGYGWIEAETSRQAGVVL, encoded by the coding sequence ATGCTCGAAATCAGAAACCTGCACGTCAGCGTCGATGACAAGCCCATTCTGCGCGGCATTGATCTCACGATCCGGGCGGGCGAAGTGCACGCCATCATGGGGCCGAACGGCTCGGGCAAGAGCACGCTGGCCCACGTGCTGGCCGGGCGCGACAACCATGTGGTGACCGCCGGCGAGGTGCGCTACGAAGGCCGCAACCTGCTCGATCTGCCGCCTGAAGAGCGGGCGCGGGCGGGGATCTTTCTGGCCTTCCAGTACCCGGTGGAAATCCCCGGCGTCGCCAACATCTATCTGCTGAAGGCGGCGCTCAATGCGCAGCGCTTGCACCGCGGCGAGCCGGAGCTGGACGCGGTGGACTTCCTCGCGCTGGTGAAGGGCAAGCTGGCGCTGATGGGCATGGACACCAGCCTGCTCTACCGCGCGGTCAACGAGGGTTTCTCCGGCGGCGAGAAGAAGCGCAACGAGATCCTGCAGATGGCCGTGCTAGAGCCGAAACTCGCCATCCTGGATGAGACCGATTCGGGCCTGGACATCGATGCGCTCCAGGTCGTCGCCGGCGGCATCAGCGCCATGCGCAGCCCGGAACGGGCCATCGTGCTGGTGACCCACTACCAGCGCCTGCTCAACTACATCGTGCCGGACCACGTGCACGTGCTGGCGCAAGGCCGCATCGCGCTGTCCGGCGGGAGAGAGCTGGCGCTGGAGCTGGAAAAACACGGTTACGGCTGGATCGAGGCCGAGACCAGCCGTCAGGCGGGGGTGGTCTTATGA
- the sufD gene encoding Fe-S cluster assembly protein SufD, with protein sequence MNVTATDFYRDEFARLKASLPGGHLPWLRRAREAGLASFADTGLPTLRQEDWKYTSVAAIEKGRFVLATLTPPTPNGVTAQQIEDWSLPDTQRLVFVNGHYQPRWSRIAPLPAGVTLASLAELLERDPECLESLLGPTPHAYPSGCYPSAFAALNAAFMSDGAYVHLAAGVALDTPIHLLFVTTEAGLAVQTRNLVVADAGSRASLIEHHVAVGEGAYFTNVITDLVAGRDAEIEHHKLQQESLKAFHVAAVNADQQHGSRFTSRSFALGAVLARIDIGVGLNAEHTTCALDGLYMTDGRQHIDHHTRIDHARPHGTSREFYKGVLAGASRAVFNGKVIVHADAQHSDADQTNRNLLLSDNAEVDTKPQLEIYADDVKCSHGATVGQLDPEQIFYLRSRGVDDASARALLTFAFAEEVVDRVGIAPLRARLEKLLLGRLPERVKELL encoded by the coding sequence ATGAACGTCACCGCCACCGATTTCTACCGCGACGAATTTGCCCGCCTCAAGGCGTCACTGCCCGGCGGGCACCTGCCGTGGCTGCGCCGCGCGCGCGAAGCAGGGCTGGCGTCTTTCGCCGACACTGGCTTGCCGACGCTGCGGCAGGAGGACTGGAAGTACACCAGCGTCGCCGCCATCGAGAAAGGCCGTTTTGTGCTGGCCACGCTGACGCCGCCGACGCCGAACGGTGTCACGGCGCAGCAGATCGAAGACTGGAGCCTGCCCGACACGCAGCGCCTGGTGTTTGTGAACGGCCACTATCAGCCACGCTGGTCGCGCATAGCGCCGCTGCCCGCAGGCGTCACGCTGGCCAGCCTCGCCGAGCTGCTGGAACGCGACCCCGAGTGCCTGGAAAGCCTGCTGGGGCCGACGCCGCACGCCTACCCGTCCGGCTGCTACCCGTCTGCCTTTGCGGCGCTGAACGCGGCCTTCATGAGTGACGGCGCCTATGTCCATCTGGCCGCTGGCGTGGCGCTCGACACACCGATCCACCTGCTGTTTGTCACCACCGAAGCGGGCCTGGCGGTGCAGACGCGCAACCTCGTGGTGGCCGACGCCGGCAGCCGGGCCAGCCTGATCGAGCACCATGTGGCCGTCGGCGAAGGCGCCTACTTCACCAACGTGATCACCGACCTCGTGGCCGGGCGCGACGCCGAAATCGAGCACCACAAGCTGCAGCAGGAGAGCCTCAAGGCCTTCCACGTCGCCGCGGTGAATGCGGACCAGCAGCATGGCAGCCGCTTCACCTCGCGCTCGTTCGCACTGGGCGCGGTCCTGGCGCGGATCGATATCGGCGTCGGGCTCAATGCCGAGCACACCACGTGCGCGCTCGACGGGCTGTACATGACCGACGGCCGCCAGCATATCGACCACCACACCCGCATCGACCATGCCCGGCCGCACGGCACCAGCCGCGAGTTCTACAAGGGCGTGCTGGCCGGCGCATCCCGCGCGGTGTTCAACGGCAAGGTGATCGTGCATGCCGATGCGCAGCACAGCGATGCCGATCAGACCAACCGCAACCTGCTGCTGTCGGACAACGCCGAAGTCGATACCAAACCGCAACTGGAGATCTACGCCGACGACGTGAAATGCAGCCACGGCGCCACCGTCGGCCAGCTCGACCCCGAGCAGATCTTCTACCTGCGCTCGCGCGGCGTGGACGATGCGTCCGCGCGCGCGCTGCTCACCTTTGCCTTCGCCGAGGAAGTGGTTGACCGGGTGGGCATTGCGCCGCTGCGGGCGCGGCTGGAGAAGCTGCTGCTGGGGCGCCTGCCCGAGCGGGTGAAGGAGTTGTTATGA